A portion of the Pseudoalteromonas luteoviolacea genome contains these proteins:
- a CDS encoding cytochrome c peroxidase, with protein sequence MFGKSYRQLINLLLLIPLTIWASLLHASVPIESSAPTQLIAKVHSSTEIGLSWQAPIGVEGITGYRVFRDGKRIGRTKMTFFVDTSASPNFEHSYHVVAVAREQGRKISQRSNTDSVKTLANDTNNGMRNGSVIRVGIARLVDHCGTNDLEAIPEQALDACMDKLIEHYTLKAGLEDMQAYVARYRRQEDAHMLELGKRLFFSKALSQNFDTSCASCHHPAQGCGSDGLSLSVGVNAVDSDVMGLGRSDGLTVPAVGRNSPPICNSALWVDSMFWDQRVRLREANRDSAVGAVSTAEIQTPELYVTRLMNEDVESSDPLRLLMAQAHFPITAAAEMGDPSGFESPQAYREFIAQRLSDNWKPLFVAAFGDEQINFLRIARAMAAYQASFMFIDNPFFDYIDGEKQKLSAAQKRGALFFYTAAGCANCHDGVMFTPERTRGPLYPQIGVHGVADGNFKNQFRMPSLLNVGITAPYGDKGVFATLERVIEHYSDVTGSLERFYGEHETCGLPQFQHLNAEQCAMVVGGAGEYVLTLNAQNRAASDRGDDAIIRGFTETQINYLAAFLHALTDPEALAGSNEINTLIPLRDGGPDGHQFDAINHAGDAL encoded by the coding sequence ATGTTTGGAAAAAGCTACCGTCAATTGATAAATCTACTTTTACTCATCCCTTTGACAATATGGGCATCTTTACTTCATGCCAGCGTACCCATAGAGTCTTCTGCGCCTACCCAGCTGATTGCTAAAGTGCACTCATCAACTGAAATCGGTCTGAGTTGGCAGGCGCCTATTGGTGTTGAAGGCATTACTGGTTATCGCGTGTTTCGTGATGGTAAGCGCATTGGTCGCACTAAAATGACCTTTTTTGTTGATACATCAGCTAGCCCCAATTTTGAGCATAGTTATCATGTCGTAGCTGTGGCAAGAGAGCAGGGTAGAAAAATCAGCCAGCGCTCCAACACCGATAGTGTAAAAACACTTGCCAATGATACCAATAATGGCATGCGTAATGGTTCAGTGATCAGAGTGGGGATCGCAAGGCTGGTGGATCACTGTGGTACAAATGACCTTGAGGCAATACCAGAACAAGCGTTGGATGCTTGCATGGATAAGCTGATCGAGCACTATACGCTCAAAGCTGGTTTAGAGGATATGCAGGCTTATGTGGCGCGCTATCGTCGTCAAGAAGATGCTCATATGCTAGAGCTTGGCAAGCGGCTTTTTTTTAGTAAAGCGTTGAGCCAAAACTTTGATACTTCCTGTGCTTCATGTCATCACCCAGCGCAAGGCTGTGGTAGTGATGGACTGTCGTTATCTGTTGGTGTGAATGCAGTTGATTCTGATGTGATGGGGCTGGGCCGCAGTGATGGGCTGACGGTTCCTGCTGTGGGCAGAAATTCACCGCCAATATGTAATTCTGCACTTTGGGTTGACAGTATGTTTTGGGATCAACGTGTACGGTTACGAGAGGCGAACCGCGACAGTGCGGTGGGTGCTGTTTCAACGGCAGAGATACAAACACCTGAACTTTACGTGACACGGTTGATGAATGAAGACGTAGAGAGTTCGGATCCACTTCGTTTGTTGATGGCACAGGCGCATTTTCCGATAACCGCAGCTGCTGAAATGGGCGATCCCAGTGGGTTTGAATCACCGCAAGCTTACCGTGAGTTTATCGCACAACGGTTATCAGATAATTGGAAGCCTCTCTTTGTAGCGGCGTTTGGTGATGAGCAAATAAATTTTTTACGTATAGCTCGAGCCATGGCAGCTTACCAAGCGTCATTTATGTTCATAGATAATCCATTTTTTGATTATATCGATGGCGAGAAGCAAAAACTTAGTGCAGCGCAAAAACGGGGAGCCTTGTTTTTTTATACCGCTGCGGGCTGTGCAAATTGTCATGATGGCGTGATGTTTACACCTGAACGCACTCGTGGTCCATTGTACCCGCAAATTGGAGTACACGGTGTTGCTGATGGGAACTTTAAAAACCAATTTAGAATGCCAAGTTTATTAAATGTGGGCATCACTGCGCCGTACGGAGACAAAGGCGTATTTGCCACATTAGAGCGTGTTATTGAGCATTACTCAGATGTGACGGGGTCGTTGGAACGCTTTTATGGTGAGCATGAAACCTGTGGATTACCTCAGTTCCAGCACTTAAACGCTGAGCAATGTGCGATGGTTGTTGGTGGGGCAGGAGAGTATGTTTTGACATTGAATGCACAAAACCGCGCAGCCTCTGATCGGGGAGATGATGCCATTATTCGAGGTTTTACCGAGACACAAATAAACTACCTTGCAGCATTTTTGCATGCCTTAACGGATCCGGAAGCCTTGGCGGGTAGTAATGAAATTAATACGCTAATTCCGCTTCGAGATGGTGGGCCAGATGGCCATCAATTCGATGCCATAAATCATGCTGGAGATGCGTTGTAA